A single genomic interval of Monodelphis domestica isolate mMonDom1 chromosome X, mMonDom1.pri, whole genome shotgun sequence harbors:
- the LOC100010043 gene encoding lysine-specific demethylase 2A-like: PACQPGRPPASRPPAARCSFQARLGPPEQLCLAWPRRLGDVHACSVHSKLRRGRRSNSPSLTSSPPPPSKQRLRGHLNQEPPQPGRDQQPKVQAEWAEPFRYWWKGWPAVLPPPSWPPPGSLAQGLPRDRLSFPTRPQLLPPSLPPAMKRSPRLPPPVRPTPSPPVSGARRRRVRCRKCEACVQGECGVCRYCRDMKKFGGPGRMKQSCVLRQCLAPRLPYSVTCSLCGEVDQNEETQDFEKKLMECCICNEVVHPGCLQMDGEGLLNDELPNCWECPKCYQPDNPEKVQRRKMDDSDEGVVQAKVLRPLRSREEPLIQQPPHSSTTMLQLIHDPGPPRGGMVTRSSPGAGPSDHHSASRDERFKRRQLRLQATQREKENNPSGKKELSEVDKVRIRGTYLMVTPQRPNKELQGTSIVPKLQAITASSTNLHHSPRVLVQHCPALTPQLRDEDDLGREQDFDDDDDDDDDDDDDDDDDDDDDSGEEEDESGEEEEDSAEEEGEAAAMSQGSWTQDEDESWMQREIWLSVFRYLNRRELCECMRVCKTWYKWCCDKRLWTKIDLSRCKAIVPQALSGIIKRQPVSLDLSWTNISKKQLTWLVNRLPGLKDLLLAGCSWSAVSALSTSSCPLLRTLDLRWAVGIKDPQIRDLLTPPTDKPGHDNRSKLRNMTDFRLAGLDITDATLRLIIRHMPLLSRLDLSHCSYLTDQSPNLLTAVGSSTRNSLTEINMAGCNKLTDQSLFYLRRISNVTLIDLRGCKQITRKACEHFISDLSINNLYCLSDEKLIQKIS, from the coding sequence CCTGCCTGCCAGCCCGGCCGCCCGCCCGCCAGCCGCCCGCCTGCAGCCCGCTGCTCTTTTCAGGCGCGCCTTGGGCCTCCGGAGCAGCTTTGCCTGGCCTGGCCGAGGCGCCTTGGGGACGTCCACGCTTGTTCAGTACATTCGAAGTTACGGAGAGGTAGGAGATCCAACTCGCCCAGCCTAACTtccagcccccctcccccaagcaaACAGAGGCTCCGGGGACACTTGAACCAAGAGCCCCCGCAGCCCGGGAGGGACCAGCAGCCCAAGGTCCAGGCAGAGTGGGCAGAGCCTTTCAGATACTGGTGGAAGGGCTGGCCAGCAgtgctccccccccccagttgGCCCCCACCAGGGTCCTTAGCACAGGGGCTCCCGAGGGACCGGCTTAGCTTTCCCACCAGGCCCCAGCTGCTCCCGCCAAGCCTCCCTCCTGCCATGAAGCGCTCCCCTAGGCTGCCACCGCCCGTGAGGCCCACTCCCTCACCCCCAGTATCAGGAGCCCGTAGGAGGCGGGTTCGATGCCGCAAGTGTGAGGCCTGCGTGCAGGGAGAGTGTGGTGTGTGCAGATACTGCCGGGACATGAAGAAATTTGGGGGGCCTGGCCGCATGAAGCAGTCCTGTGTTCTCCGCCAGTGTTTGGCCCCCCGACTGCCCTACTCTGTCACTTGTTCTCTATGTGGCGAGGTGGATCAAAATGAGGAGACGCAGGACTTTGAGAAGAAACTAATGGAGTGTTGTATCTGCAATGAGGTTGTTCACCCTGGTTGCCTACAGATGGATGGGGAAGGACTGCTTAATGATGAACTGCCAAATTGCTGGGAGTGCCCAAAGTGCTACCAACCGGATAACCCGGAGAAGGTACAAAGGCGGAAAATGGATGATAGCGATGAGGGTGTGGTCCAAGCCAAAGTCCTTCGGCCTCTTCGGAGCCGTGAGGAACCACTCATTCAGCAGCCTCCTCACTCGTCCACTACCATGTTGCAGCTCATCCATGACCCAGGACCCCCTCGTGGTGGAATGGTGACCAGATCATCCCCAGGAGCTGGCCCTAGTGACCACCACAGTGCCAGCCGTGATGAACGTTTCAAAAGAAGGCAACTCCGACTCCAGGCCacccagagagaaaaggagaacaaTCCCAGTGGCAAGAAGGAGCTGTCTGAAGTGGACAAGGTCAGAATTCGTGGGACATATCTAATGGTCACACCACAGAGGCCCAATAAAGAGCTTCAGGGAACTTCCATTGTGCCCAAGCTACAGGCCATCACAGCTTCCTCTACCAACCTCCATCATTCTCCCCGAGTACTTGTACAACACTGTCCAGCTCTAACTCCCCAGCTGAGGGATGAAGATGACCTGGGCAGAGAACAGGACtttgatgacgatgatgatgatgatgatgatgacgacgatGACGACGATGACGATGATGACGACgacagtggagaggaggaggacgagagtggagaggaggaggaggacagtgCAGAGGAGGAGGGTGAGGCAGCCGCAATGAGCCAGGGCAGCTGGACTCAGGATGAGGATGAAAGCTGGATGCAGAGGGAGATCTGGCTGTCTGTCTTCCGTTATCTCAACCGTAGAGAACTTTGTGAATGTATGAGAGTATGTAAGACATGGTATAAATGGTGCTGTGACAAGAGACTCTGGACAAAAATTGACTTGAGCAGGTGTAAGGCCATTGTCCCACAGGCACTGAGTGGTATTATCAAGAGGCAGCCAGTGAGCCTTGACCTCAGTTGGACCAACATCTCCAAAAAGCAGCTGACATGGCTTGTCAATAGGCTTCCGGGCCTAAAGGATCTCCTCCTAGCAGGCTGTTCCTGGTCAGCAGTGTCTGCTCTCAGCACCTCAAGCTGCCCCCTTCTTAGGACCCTTGACCTTCGGTGGGCAGTGGGAATCAAAGACCCTCAGATTCGAGACTTGTTGACCCCACCAACTGATAAGCCTGGTCATGACAATCGCAGCAAGCTCCGAAACATGACAGATTTTCGGCTGGCTGGCCTAGATATCACTGATGCCACGCTTCGCCTAATCATCCGACACATGCCCCTTCTGTCTCGGCTTGACCTCAGCCACTGCAGCTACCTTACAGATCAGTCACCAAATCTACTAACAGCAGTTGGCTCTTCCACACGCAACTCCCTCACAGAAATCAATATGGCAGGTTGCAATAAGTTGACAGACCAGTCTCTGTTTTATCTACGGCGCATCTCCAATGTCACCTTGATTGACCTTCGAGGCTGCAAGCAGATCACTCGGAAGGCTTGTGAGCATTTCATCTCGGACCTGTCTATCAACAACCTCTACTGCCTGTCTGATGAGAAGTTGATCCAGAAGATCAGCTAA